One Methylocapsa sp. D3K7 DNA window includes the following coding sequences:
- a CDS encoding cell envelope integrity EipB family protein, with translation MLRSHARLLFAAGIVLTLSTSDSSQFLVSASKAATTVPTPQTNPHPNKTLSLVSHRAVYELTLAKSVGTKSPTAAHGRIAFDFTGSACDGYVQNFRQLTELQPAEGPTRVSDMHSATFEDADGRSFDFKVQTSIDSATAEAVDGKAWKSGSGRLLVNLSKPKRSKVELDAGVVFPTEHLKRILAAAIAGENLLEVKVYDGSETGTKIYETTTYIGRPIADPAVEKAAHIPELDNIRRWPVSISYFDGGKKDDGPSYILSFDLYENGISRALKLDYGDFVLAGEMSSLELLSEPACTK, from the coding sequence ATGCTAAGAAGTCATGCCCGCCTGCTGTTCGCAGCTGGAATCGTCCTGACCCTTTCGACTTCTGATTCCTCGCAATTCCTGGTATCCGCATCGAAAGCGGCGACCACGGTGCCAACGCCCCAAACGAACCCGCATCCTAACAAGACACTTTCGCTTGTCTCGCATCGTGCCGTCTATGAATTGACTCTGGCGAAATCGGTGGGCACCAAAAGTCCGACGGCCGCGCATGGACGTATAGCATTCGATTTTACCGGTTCCGCTTGCGATGGCTACGTTCAAAATTTTCGGCAACTTACGGAATTGCAGCCAGCCGAAGGACCGACGCGTGTGTCGGATATGCATTCGGCGACCTTCGAGGATGCCGACGGCCGGAGCTTTGACTTCAAGGTACAAACAAGTATCGACAGCGCCACCGCCGAGGCGGTTGATGGAAAAGCTTGGAAATCCGGGAGCGGGCGCTTGTTGGTTAACCTTTCCAAGCCAAAGCGCAGCAAGGTCGAACTTGATGCCGGTGTGGTCTTTCCAACCGAACATTTGAAACGCATACTGGCGGCGGCGATCGCAGGCGAGAATCTGCTTGAAGTCAAAGTCTACGACGGTTCCGAAACCGGTACGAAGATCTATGAAACGACAACCTATATCGGGCGGCCGATTGCCGATCCCGCCGTCGAGAAAGCAGCTCACATTCCAGAACTCGACAATATTCGTCGCTGGCCTGTTTCCATCAGCTATTTCGATGGCGGCAAAAAGGACGACGGGCCAAGTTATATTTTGTCATTCGACCTCTATGAAAACGGCATTTCACGCGCGCTCAAACTTGATTATGGCGATTTCGTACTTGCTGGCGAAATGTCCAGTCTCGAGCTTCTGAGCGAACCCGCCTGCACGAAATAA
- a CDS encoding enoyl-CoA hydratase/isomerase family protein: MNEPEIICEKAASCGIITLNRPKALNALTLNMVREMAGALDRWEGDAAVGRVIVKGAGNRAFCAGGDIRKMYELGRAGRHADQLTFWREEYQLNHRIKLYPKPYIALADGIVMGGGAGISIHGSLVVAGENFTFAMPEAGIGFAPDVGATFFLPRLPAHVGTYLALTSARMTCGDALAFGVAQTHVPSSHHPHFVQRLIDGEPIDAAIAAERAASPISVLAPQSTLIVRCFSAASVSAILANLDDEGRAGSDFARSAAHAIRSKSPTSLAIALRQMQIGAKLGIDQALRTEFRIVSRIVKGQDFYEGVRAVIIDKDNRPRWNPPAIESINSSSIDSYFAPLGSHELDFTPQGAAQ, from the coding sequence ATGAACGAGCCGGAAATCATTTGCGAGAAAGCGGCTTCGTGCGGCATTATCACACTTAACCGTCCCAAGGCGCTCAACGCCCTGACCTTGAACATGGTACGGGAAATGGCCGGCGCGCTCGACAGGTGGGAGGGGGACGCGGCGGTCGGCCGGGTCATCGTCAAGGGCGCTGGCAATAGGGCTTTTTGCGCCGGCGGTGACATCCGGAAAATGTATGAGCTTGGCAGGGCAGGGCGCCACGCGGATCAACTGACCTTTTGGCGCGAGGAATACCAGCTCAATCATCGCATCAAGCTGTATCCGAAACCCTATATTGCTTTGGCGGATGGGATCGTCATGGGCGGGGGCGCCGGTATCTCCATTCATGGCTCGCTTGTCGTCGCGGGAGAAAATTTCACCTTTGCCATGCCGGAAGCCGGCATTGGCTTTGCTCCCGATGTGGGTGCGACTTTTTTTCTGCCGCGCTTGCCGGCGCATGTTGGGACTTATCTCGCCTTGACCAGCGCCCGCATGACTTGCGGCGACGCTCTTGCTTTCGGAGTTGCGCAGACACATGTTCCTTCCTCGCATCACCCGCACTTCGTGCAAAGACTGATCGATGGCGAGCCCATCGACGCTGCGATCGCGGCCGAACGAGCGGCGTCCCCCATCTCGGTGCTCGCCCCGCAAAGCACATTGATCGTACGCTGTTTCTCTGCCGCAAGTGTTTCCGCGATTCTCGCCAATCTCGATGACGAGGGCAGGGCTGGATCGGATTTTGCGCGTTCCGCGGCGCATGCAATACGTTCCAAATCGCCGACGAGTCTTGCGATTGCGTTGCGGCAAATGCAAATCGGCGCCAAGCTCGGCATCGACCAGGCCTTGCGGACCGAGTTCCGTATCGTTTCGCGGATTGTCAAAGGCCAAGATTTCTACGAGGGAGTGCGCGCCGTGATCATCGACAAGGACAATCGCCCTCGCTGGAATCCACCTGCGATCGAGAGCATCAATTCATCTAGCATCGATTCATATTTCGCGCCGCTTGGCAGCCATGAACTCGATTTTACTCCGCAAGGCGCCGCCCAATGA
- the thrC gene encoding threonine synthase, with protein sequence MKYISTRGEAPPVPFVETLLAGLAPDGGLYLPQAYPRLPDATIAGFAGRPYAEVAEAVIAPFLAGGIETPALREMITAAYKNFRHPAIAPLTQLDSNVFVLELFHGPTLAFKDLAMQLLARVIDHVLEARGERATIIGATSGDTGAAAIAAFAGLPQVDVFILYPHGRISDVQRRQMTTLEADNVHTIAVEGTFDDAQACVKNMFNHKALREELNLCGVNSINFARILFQTVYYFTCAAVLGGPHRKISFVVPTGNFGDIFAGWMAKRLGLPIDRLVIATNSNDILSRTLESGQYAVQTVQATQSPSMDIQISSNFERLLFEAQGRDAAALRRLMAGLRQSQKFTIETGPLQTIRDEFDAFSVSEAETTREIAQSWREAGYLADPHTAVGLCAARKAGHLGASPLVVLGTAHPGKFPDAIARATGIRPEPPPQFAGLFDKKERFSILPNDQNEIERFIRASATTGATKRAAS encoded by the coding sequence GTGAAATACATTTCGACACGCGGCGAGGCGCCGCCGGTTCCCTTCGTTGAGACACTGCTGGCGGGCCTCGCGCCGGACGGTGGCCTTTATTTGCCGCAAGCCTATCCACGCCTCCCGGATGCCACGATCGCCGGTTTCGCCGGCAGACCCTATGCGGAAGTCGCGGAGGCGGTTATCGCGCCCTTTCTAGCGGGAGGCATTGAGACACCGGCACTGAGGGAGATGATCACGGCTGCCTACAAAAATTTCCGGCACCCGGCGATTGCCCCCTTAACTCAGCTCGATTCAAATGTGTTCGTGCTGGAATTGTTTCATGGACCGACGCTTGCCTTCAAGGATCTGGCGATGCAACTGCTCGCCAGAGTCATCGATCATGTCCTCGAAGCGCGCGGCGAACGGGCAACCATCATAGGGGCGACCTCCGGCGATACGGGCGCCGCGGCGATTGCGGCCTTTGCTGGTTTGCCGCAAGTCGATGTCTTCATCCTTTACCCGCACGGCCGTATCTCAGACGTCCAACGGCGGCAAATGACGACGCTGGAAGCAGACAATGTTCATACCATCGCGGTGGAAGGCACGTTCGACGATGCCCAGGCCTGCGTGAAAAACATGTTCAATCATAAGGCCTTGCGCGAAGAGCTGAATCTATGCGGTGTGAATTCGATCAATTTCGCGCGCATTCTTTTCCAAACTGTCTATTATTTCACGTGTGCTGCTGTTCTGGGCGGCCCGCACCGGAAAATATCCTTTGTCGTGCCGACCGGCAATTTCGGCGATATTTTCGCCGGATGGATGGCCAAACGCCTGGGCCTGCCAATCGACCGGCTGGTGATCGCAACAAATTCCAACGATATTCTCTCACGCACCCTAGAAAGTGGTCAGTATGCGGTGCAAACGGTTCAGGCAACCCAATCGCCTTCGATGGATATTCAAATATCGTCGAATTTCGAGAGGTTGCTTTTCGAAGCGCAAGGACGCGATGCAGCTGCCCTCCGCCGCTTGATGGCGGGATTGCGCCAATCGCAAAAGTTTACCATCGAGACAGGCCCCCTCCAGACAATCCGGGACGAGTTCGACGCGTTTAGCGTCAGCGAGGCGGAAACCACGCGGGAAATCGCACAGAGCTGGCGGGAAGCTGGCTATCTTGCCGACCCGCACACAGCCGTGGGATTGTGCGCGGCCCGTAAGGCCGGTCACCTAGGGGCTAGCCCGTTGGTTGTCCTCGGAACAGCGCATCCTGGTAAGTTTCCAGATGCGATCGCCCGAGCAACGGGCATACGCCCGGAACCGCCCCCTCAGTTCGCGGGACTTTTCGACAAGAAAGAGAGATTTTCGATTTTGCCCAACGATCAAAATGAAATCGAGCGGTTCATTCGCGCCAGCGCCACCACAGGCGCGACGAAACGAGCCGCCTCATGA
- a CDS encoding SURF1 family protein: MPRPRGSLVWLAAFTCAAAAILVSLGVWQLHRLAWKEGLITNIEARASAAPQPLPPLADWLALRPEDYEYRHVTLKGIFENGEEALVFRPSGGSAGKQPGYHVLTPLRLKSGGIVIVNRGFVPLDRKEQNSRKAGLIEGETALTGLMRQPETRNFFTPADDPAAGSYFTRDPGLIARHFGLANTAPFSVDADESLVPGGWPKGGATERNIPNNHYSYALTWFGLALALIGVFVAFACQRR; the protein is encoded by the coding sequence ATGCCGCGACCCAGGGGGAGCCTTGTTTGGCTCGCCGCCTTCACTTGCGCGGCCGCCGCAATTCTCGTGTCGCTGGGAGTGTGGCAGCTCCACCGCCTTGCCTGGAAGGAAGGCTTAATTACGAACATCGAGGCGCGGGCAAGTGCCGCGCCGCAGCCGCTGCCGCCGCTCGCGGACTGGCTGGCATTGCGTCCAGAGGATTACGAATACCGGCATGTCACCCTCAAGGGAATCTTTGAAAATGGCGAGGAAGCGCTGGTGTTCCGGCCCTCGGGTGGGAGTGCTGGCAAGCAGCCCGGCTACCACGTGCTGACGCCGTTACGGCTGAAATCAGGCGGCATTGTCATCGTCAATCGCGGTTTTGTACCGCTCGATCGCAAGGAGCAAAACAGCCGGAAAGCCGGACTCATCGAAGGCGAGACGGCACTCACCGGTCTGATGCGTCAGCCGGAAACACGCAATTTCTTTACCCCTGCGGATGATCCGGCGGCTGGAAGCTATTTCACCCGCGACCCCGGCTTGATCGCAAGGCATTTTGGTTTGGCCAATACGGCACCCTTCAGTGTCGATGCCGACGAGAGCCTCGTTCCTGGGGGCTGGCCGAAAGGCGGCGCGACCGAGCGTAACATCCCCAACAACCATTATTCCTATGCCTTGACGTGGTTCGGCCTGGCTTTGGCTCTGATCGGCGTCTTCGTCGCTTTCGCTTGCCAAAGACGCTGA
- a CDS encoding pitrilysin family protein, which translates to MSVEITTLPSGLRIATERMAHLETASLGVFIGAGSRHERANEHGLSHLLEHMAFKGTRRRTARDIAEEIETAGGDLNAATSTEHTAYYAHVLAADVPLALDILADILTESTFDSVELEREKGVILQEIGAVEDAPDDLVFELLNATAFPDQPIGRPILGTKERVSGFGREAISTYLDSHYRTGVTVIGAAGAVDHAVICAEAERCFGRLSSQGIETKTAPARYQGGDTRLRRRLEQAHVAIGFEGTSYAHEDFYAMQIFASAVGGGMSSRLFQEVREARGLAYTIHAFHWGYSDTGVFGFYAATSAKDIGELLPVALDCLGQAAMNLSDAEIRRAKAQMKVSLFAALESPGARCEQIARQLMAFDRVLTRDEIVAAIDRLEVAQIRAAGARALRSPPAVAAIGPVAKAFTPERIASRLRGI; encoded by the coding sequence ATGAGCGTCGAAATCACCACTTTGCCATCTGGGCTGCGTATCGCGACCGAGCGCATGGCGCATCTTGAAACCGCCTCGCTTGGGGTTTTTATCGGCGCAGGATCACGTCACGAGAGGGCCAACGAGCATGGCCTGTCGCATCTTCTCGAGCATATGGCGTTCAAGGGAACGCGGCGGCGCACGGCGCGCGATATCGCCGAGGAGATCGAGACGGCGGGCGGTGATCTCAACGCGGCAACCAGCACCGAACATACCGCCTATTACGCGCATGTTTTGGCCGCCGACGTTCCCCTCGCACTTGATATTCTCGCCGATATTTTGACCGAAAGCACCTTCGACAGCGTCGAACTTGAGCGCGAGAAAGGTGTTATTTTACAAGAAATTGGCGCCGTCGAAGACGCGCCGGACGATCTTGTCTTCGAATTGTTGAATGCCACCGCTTTTCCAGATCAGCCAATCGGGCGGCCCATTCTCGGCACCAAGGAACGGGTTTCCGGGTTCGGCAGGGAGGCCATCAGCACCTATCTCGATTCTCATTACCGGACTGGCGTGACGGTGATCGGAGCGGCCGGAGCCGTTGATCACGCCGTGATTTGCGCCGAGGCCGAACGGTGCTTCGGGCGTCTATCCTCGCAAGGCATCGAGACCAAAACCGCGCCGGCCCGCTACCAGGGGGGCGACACGCGACTGCGTCGGCGGCTCGAACAGGCGCATGTCGCGATCGGCTTTGAGGGTACAAGTTACGCGCATGAAGATTTTTATGCGATGCAGATTTTCGCCAGCGCCGTGGGCGGCGGAATGTCCTCGCGCCTTTTTCAAGAAGTGCGCGAGGCGCGCGGGCTCGCTTACACCATCCATGCTTTTCATTGGGGATATTCGGATACTGGGGTGTTCGGCTTCTATGCCGCGACGAGCGCGAAGGATATTGGCGAATTGCTGCCGGTCGCGCTCGATTGCCTAGGTCAAGCGGCGATGAATCTGAGCGATGCCGAAATCCGGCGAGCCAAGGCGCAAATGAAGGTGTCTCTCTTTGCGGCGCTTGAATCGCCGGGTGCCCGTTGCGAGCAAATTGCCCGGCAGCTCATGGCTTTCGACCGGGTTCTGACGCGCGACGAAATCGTTGCTGCCATAGACCGTCTTGAGGTCGCGCAAATCCGCGCCGCAGGCGCGCGGGCCCTGCGGTCACCGCCAGCTGTCGCCGCGATCGGTCCCGTGGCGAAGGCGTTTACACCTGAGCGCATCGCTTCGCGGTTGCGCGGGATCTGA
- a CDS encoding DUF983 domain-containing protein yields MSAGQPYAPQSPFVCGVRGTCPRCGRGKIFSRFLTLAPRCSTCGLNLGFADSGDGPAVFVTLLGGFLVLGAALWTELQYEPPFWVHLVVFLPLTLVVCLGLLRPLKGILIALQYRNKAEQGRLKE; encoded by the coding sequence ATGAGTGCCGGACAACCCTATGCGCCGCAATCACCTTTCGTATGCGGGGTCAGGGGAACCTGCCCACGGTGCGGACGGGGCAAGATCTTTTCCAGATTTCTTACCCTCGCGCCTCGTTGCAGCACTTGCGGCCTCAATCTTGGCTTTGCCGATTCTGGTGATGGCCCGGCGGTCTTCGTCACCCTCCTCGGTGGTTTTCTCGTGCTCGGCGCGGCGCTCTGGACGGAGCTGCAATACGAGCCGCCGTTCTGGGTCCATCTCGTGGTCTTTCTGCCCCTTACGCTTGTTGTGTGTCTTGGACTTCTGCGTCCTCTGAAGGGAATACTTATTGCCCTGCAATATCGCAACAAGGCCGAACAAGGACGCCTGAAAGAGTAA
- a CDS encoding GNAT family protein, producing MALFRLYPPVHAPTFVRGEGLYLRPPEMRDFEAWSALRAQSRRFLTPWEPTWPSDDLTRSAFRRRVKRNQQEINNDEAYPFLLFRDDDVLTGGLTLGQVKRGVVQAATLGYWIGEVYAQQGLMSAAVRAVTGYAFATLRLHRIEASCLPHNEASRKLLERTGFTREGYARAYLRIDGVWQDHLLFGLLESDLLPARRR from the coding sequence GTGGCGCTCTTCCGCCTCTATCCCCCCGTCCATGCCCCGACGTTTGTGCGCGGAGAGGGCCTTTATTTACGCCCGCCCGAGATGCGCGATTTTGAAGCCTGGTCCGCGTTACGAGCTCAAAGCCGCAGGTTTTTGACACCATGGGAGCCGACCTGGCCCAGCGACGACCTGACGCGCTCCGCCTTCCGGCGCCGGGTCAAACGCAACCAGCAAGAAATCAACAATGACGAGGCCTATCCTTTCCTGCTCTTTCGCGACGACGATGTCCTGACGGGCGGCCTCACTTTGGGGCAGGTCAAACGCGGCGTGGTGCAAGCGGCAACGCTCGGCTATTGGATCGGGGAGGTGTATGCGCAGCAAGGTTTGATGTCAGCTGCTGTCCGCGCGGTGACCGGCTATGCCTTCGCCACGCTCCGTCTTCACCGCATCGAGGCCTCCTGTTTGCCGCACAATGAAGCCTCGAGAAAACTCTTGGAACGGACCGGATTTACAAGGGAGGGCTACGCGCGCGCCTATCTGCGCATCGACGGGGTATGGCAAGATCATTTGCTCTTCGGCCTGCTGGAAAGCGATCTCTTGCCGGCGCGCCGGCGGTAA